Within Natronocella acetinitrilica, the genomic segment TGATGCGTAGCAATATCTGGCAGCTTTCGTCAGATGGGGCAGATGCTATCGTTGCAGGCATACCCTCAACTTCAACGGATAGTAGAACATGGAGATCGCATCAATGGGGCCAGACCTCCCCGAAGTCATGGCCGCCATGGTCCTCACGGGACACGGTGGCGTGGAGAAGCTGGTGTATCGCGACGACGTGCCGACGCCGGTCCCCGGCCCGGGAGAGGTGCTGGTGAGGGTCACGGCCACCGCCAAGAACAACACCGACCGCAAGGCGCGGGAGGGTCTGTACCCCACCAGGGACAAGTCGGACACCACTTCGTTTCAGATCGGCGGTTCGCCCACACTGACTTTTCCCCGCATCCAGGGTGCCGACGTGGCCGGGCATGTGGTTGCCGTGGGGGAGGGCGTGGATGCCCGGCGCATCGGCGATCGCGGTCTGCTGGATTTCAACCTCTATGCGGATGCCCGAACTGACATCAACCTGACCCCCGACTACTACGGCCACGGTGCTGATGGCGGTTTTGCCGAATACGTTGCCGTTGCGGCGGATCAGTTCCACGCCATCCCCAACCCCGAGCTTGCGGATGCGGAACTCGCGGCCATGGGCATGTGCTCCTATCAGACCGCCCTGCACATGCTGAATGCCGCCGGGGTCACGGCAGGTGAGCGGGTGCTGGTGACCGGCGCCAGTG encodes:
- a CDS encoding alcohol dehydrogenase catalytic domain-containing protein; this translates as MEIASMGPDLPEVMAAMVLTGHGGVEKLVYRDDVPTPVPGPGEVLVRVTATAKNNTDRKAREGLYPTRDKSDTTSFQIGGSPTLTFPRIQGADVAGHVVAVGEGVDARRIGDRGLLDFNLYADARTDINLTPDYYGHGADGGFAEYVAVAADQFHAIPNPELADAELAAMGMCSYQTALHMLNAAGVTAGERVLVTGASGGVGTALIQLCRIMGAIPYALSQPEKADALQALGAETVLDRSNMTDFTDRVREVTGDHPIDAVMDLVGGEMTDRFIDTMIFDMKRRATYPRLSIAGASGGNVSEIMWTRIYLYQVQIFGVSHGTRDEAAQLVNWIREGRLKPVLHAAFRLSQLREAETYFVNRGSNFLGKIVIVPDSEWEAHGARFALVDGA